Within the Candidatus Omnitrophota bacterium genome, the region ATTTTATGGGATTTGACAATAACGGCGCTCCTATCAATATTCCCTCGTCGAAAAGACGATGCTCCGCTTTGTGGAATATCCTTACCGATCATGGAAAATCTTGCTCCGTCATAGGTTGGTACGCCACTTGGCCGGCGGAGACCATTCGGGGAAGTATTATTTCGGATCGGTTCGTTCCTCCTTTGTATGTAGAAAAACAAAACCAGCCGGAAGATATCCTTCCCCATCTCGCCTTTCCGGAAAAACTGGGTTACGCCCTATACGATTACCGCCAAGAGTATTCGCAAATAGGCTGTGCGGAGTTGTCTTCTTACATTCGCTTGAATGAGGAGGAGTGCCGGAAAATTCTGGCGGCTCCCTTTTCGTTTTACGACCGAGTCCATTTTCTGCGATTGATTCTTTCCCGCACGGAGACCTATGCCAGCGTTTTGCTCGATCTTTTGCAAAACCATCCCGCGGATTTAACCCTCGTCTATTTCGACGCCGCCGATTCCGCCGCCCATCTTTTTATACAGGAAAGGCCGCCTCGGCAGCCGGAAATTACGGACGAAGATTATGCGCGGTTCTCGAATGCGGTGGACGCCGTTTACGAAAGAATGGATCGCCTCCTGCAGGAAGTTGAGAATCGATTGGACGAACGCGATACGGTGATCGTGATATCCGATCATGGATTCCGCAGCGGGGAAGAACGATTGAAACGGTCTTCGTTGACGACGATGGGACCAGCGGTGTTGTGGCATCGAATGGAAGGGACGATTCTCGCGCGCGGTCCCGCCGTTCAACCGGGCGGGATAGTCAACGCTTCCGTTTTCGATATCGCTCCCACGCTCCTGGCGATGCTTGGCATTGCGCCTTCTATGGAAATGCCGGGGAAAATCCTGCCCGAATTGATCGGGGGCGAGGAAAAAGCAAAAGCCTTCGTTCGAACGCCGGATTTAGACGGCGATTATCGTCCTCCCGAATTGCCCAATGCGCCATCCTCGTTGAATGCATTCGACAGGGAACAATTGGAGGCGTTGGGGTATGCGGCGGCGGAGGGAAAACGGACGAAAGAGGGGAAATGGGAAAACGTCAACGAATATTTCAATTTAGCCGTTTACTATGAGCTCCGAGAAGAATACGAAAAAGCCCTTGGGGAGATCGATCGCGCGTTATCCATCGATCCCAACCACCGATCGTCGTTGGGAACGAAATGCCGATTGTTGACGCGAATGAATTTATACGAAAAGGCCTTGCCGGAAATCGCTCGGGTGGAGGCCATCTTGAAAAGCAAGATGGCGGCGGCGGAAAACGAACTGGAACGGAAAAAAGAGGCGGAGTCCCTCAAAACCGAACTCATCCGCGCGCGTTTGGACGCCGAGAGAATCGGACTTTCGGAACTCTATCACAACCGAGGCGAATTGGAATATCAACAGGGCCATTTCGAGAAAGCCGTGGAGAGTTTTTCGCGTTCGTTGGAATTGGCGCCCGACAATATGGAGACGATGTACAATTTAGGGACTTGTTGCGGAATCGCCGGCCAATACGAACAATCCATAACTTTATTGACCGGCTTATTGAAACTCGATCCCCAACATAGCAAAGGACGGCAAAGTCTGGCGGTAGCCTATC harbors:
- a CDS encoding tetratricopeptide repeat protein, producing the protein MIRNRLIVLLLSTVLFFPMACSERKNVHEGKIVVLGMDALDLKILRELIAQNRLPAFKRLMENGAYGVLQSYHPHVSPLIWTTIATGKTPDEHGILDFMGFDNNGAPINIPSSKRRCSALWNILTDHGKSCSVIGWYATWPAETIRGSIISDRFVPPLYVEKQNQPEDILPHLAFPEKLGYALYDYRQEYSQIGCAELSSYIRLNEEECRKILAAPFSFYDRVHFLRLILSRTETYASVLLDLLQNHPADLTLVYFDAADSAAHLFIQERPPRQPEITDEDYARFSNAVDAVYERMDRLLQEVENRLDERDTVIVISDHGFRSGEERLKRSSLTTMGPAVLWHRMEGTILARGPAVQPGGIVNASVFDIAPTLLAMLGIAPSMEMPGKILPELIGGEEKAKAFVRTPDLDGDYRPPELPNAPSSLNAFDREQLEALGYAAAEGKRTKEGKWENVNEYFNLAVYYELREEYEKALGEIDRALSIDPNHRSSLGTKCRLLTRMNLYEKALPEIARVEAILKSKMAAAENELERKKEAESLKTELIRARLDAERIGLSELYHNRGELEYQQGHFEKAVESFSRSLELAPDNMETMYNLGTCCGIAGQYEQSITLLTGLLKLDPQHSKGRQSLAVAYLRTNRAELARPLLESLVLEKPDDANILYLMGEAFRTEQNFEKAREWYEKALRIDPNLKKAKQKLEALTEEK